The window aagtagaATTACACTGCAGCCCCTCCTCTccataaaagaacaaaactcATATACTATGAATACTTCAAAATAAAAGTTGACAATCTTTATTCTCTATTGCATATATTCTTGAGAGCATATCTCTCTACAATGTTATtgtactttttctttttaaaaatatacttatttaaATATCTCAAAGTCCCTGCATCTACCAAATATGACCTTTTATAAGCACTAATCACAAGCCACATTGACCTATTAAGTACCAAGTACAAGCTATCAATtaacttgacaaaaaaaaataaatgaaattattatgattaattgattaatcaattattcaaCTTGAGAGTCTTATTTCtaaatttcttagatttttaggACTTTCATTTATGATGACAACAAGAAATCCACAAAGGACAGTTACCTAAATCTGAACGGTTTCAAGGTAAATTTGGAGTCCATAGATTAACCTTTAATGGCATCCAATTTATGACTTGTGTTGGAAATGCATTGTTGGATGATGAAAATGGCGCGCCTGTATGGGAGGATTGATTGTGCATGGGATGATGCAATAATCTTAGATGGACAGTATAATTCATTCAAGATAAACTGTGATTTGCATTTATTACAGTGAAAAAGGTGCAGGCCACCAATTCCGGGCAGCATAGCTCGGAATCCTTTTTCTTCAACTGGTCAGGCACTTCCTAGCCAACAGGAAACTGCCACCTGTTGCTTTCTTAACCTCATGATCCAATGTGTGAGCAAGATAGTTAGCATGTGCTCAAAAAGACAAAAGTCAAGAGATAAGATATccaatagaaaaggaaaatatctctcgtttgaattttatcatttatatttttttaatttatatataaacgtGTAATTAATTGAATATCTCGAGTTAACAAgctgtttttataatttaattaattcttaaaattatcatttaccCGTGGGTCCTGTCAAAAAAATGATCCAACGtgttaataaatttatcaagattTAGAACATTCAGTAAAAGAATATTCAATAAAGAAAGATGCATTATCTGGTGGACTAAACGTTATTTAACGAACAAACCAGgtcaaatatatatatccaaaaccttctaaatttttttttttaattaacatggatatccaaattaatttttatatacctcgattaattttacacatctaaaattattctaaattttgtttttatgttcaTATGAATTGAGCCATCTTTACAGCGCCCAGATTAAACTATTTGTCTGAAACTTATATCCTAGCCTTCGTACCTTTTCCCAAGGCAGAAGGAACTTCTTAGAGAAAATATTAGATGAGTCTCAACTCTCACGTATAAATTAGGGGCCCCTCATATAAATCATGTGATTCCCGCTGCTATGAATTAATTGTGGTATgatgcaataatttttttcaatatccgGGCAAGTGCTtacaaaaaaagatttatataaaaataggttttaaaaaaacatgaatcccATGTCGACCTAATAATTATTtgtaatcttttcttttattatcttaGTTCATTTCGTTAAATCCTCAATacgtttttaatttcttaaattggTTCGAAACAATTCTCCTTTTCTTGTATGGGAAACTAAATCGAGAAGCATAATTAGGTAAATAATAtgccataatatatataatatttgtgttttgatgGTCAAACTTTGAACCAATTTTAAATATCTTGGAGGTTACTATCATGATTATGAACATGGTCAGCATATATATGGATCGAATCTGAAGAAATATGGCAAGTTAATCCAAAAGGTTGGATTTTCAGAGGTGTAGAAGTTTCAATCCAAAGCTATGAGAAGTCCAAGATTTCGCTTTACTTTCAGCGCAAGCAACAAAATATCTACAGAATAAAATGATTGATGCTAATCTTTGAGTTGGTCCCATTTACAAATCACACACAAATTTTGATAGTTGAGATTCtttagaaaatgattttgagAACGATTTTCAATAGGATTAATATTTAAAGGTGTTCCCACAAAATATAATGTTGACTAGTATATTGATTTGCGTTCCGCCACAAGTcagattaattttcttaaaatataaaaaaatattaaaaacacagAGAATTTTCTAAAAGTGTTATTAAACATGACTAAGTAGATTAATTTTGAAACCTCCCAATTTAGTTCTTTGCCTAACTCAAGTTTTCAATTTTCGTATAGGAGATAGCTCAacttaaatcaatcaattttatagGTCCAAATGCAACcttaatgattaataaaaacataacttttaaaaaaacttaaagattatattttttaaaaaaacattattgatacAATGACATATTGGATCAACCTCGGTCCCGTTATGACCCAGgttaaaaactctattttttattaatttttttatttaattatatgataaaaatagatgctcACAAAATTGAGCACCAACCTAAAAATAGACATTAATTATTTGAGGCAATTACCCTTatagaaagttaaaaaaaatcaataatgcagTCTATTTCCCAactaatccaatattaaagaatgaaattgaaaaacaataaattaaaaacaattaaaagaaaaaaaaaacatatcctaTTGGTGAgtaaactcgtcaaacctgtGAATCGAGTAAGTTAGGCTAGTATGTCAAACATGTGAACTAGGTTATGGACTCCTTtgggattataatttatttattttttcaaaactattttttatttaactatatgataacaaaaatagacgatTGTGAAATCAAACACCAACTCAATATAGAGATTTTTCTTAGATTGCTATAACCTCAGAAAAGGTGAAGCGAAACCAATTatgaaactaaattctcaattaacccagTATCTAAGGAtcgtgaaattaaaaaaaaaattaaaaaaagttaaacttgtCAAACTCGCGAACTAAGTCAACTAGCCAAACTTGTTAATAGGTCCATgaactttataaaatttgataacaTGACTTTTATCTGaaactattattttaactatatgaaaaaaaaatatacgataaaaaaatcaagttcaattaaaaaaacacctcaTCAAATTCGTAAACCAGGTTATCCTAGCAAACCTGCAAATCATgttaaccttatagaaaggtaaaataaaatgaaacaaattatgaagtcaaattcttaatcatctcaatattaaaagatgaaattaatgaaaacaaatttgtaaaataaaaatcataacaaaaattaaaaaaacaaaacaaaacattgtgaattattaatgttatttataGTGCAATATGTATAGATGAACAGTGTGAACATTGATTTTCtcatatcctttaatttttgttactttataagtttaataacattattttctcaaaaactatttttttaactatataaaaaaaatacatcttcttctctttataaagttataatattttccccgcgtgttttattttttttttattattattaatgggaGAATgtaatgatttctttttcatgaataatagtgaaaaaaaaattatttatatgttgTATGTGGTCATGATTTCAGTATTGATGACTTCCACACATGAATGTACATAGTCATTGAACCCACCATTGACAATCTTTGGGCCCATTCTACTGCCACCACCTTTGGTTCTCTAAATCCTTCCAAGATTAGGGAATGGAAAGAGGGTCATCAGAAACAATTCAAACAAGGCGAAGAatctttttatcatatatacCTTTGGTTCTCTATACACGACACTTGAACGGCAACACAGCAGACCATTCTTATCTGTCTTTCTTTGAATTCTCAAGCCACGCAGAAATCCATATATAAAGAGAGACAAAAGCAGAAGAAGAGTAGATCGATCAGTCTGTAACAATGGCTTTATACTCATTCTCTTtgcatctttttcttcttcttttcttcatatTTAGCTCAGCTAGAGTGAGTAAAGCTGACTTTGAGCTTACTCAAGATGTGTTAGCCCGACAAGAAGCAGACAGAGTCATTAGACTTCCTGGCCAGCCTGAGGTAACGTTCAAGCAGTATGCAGGCTATGTAACAGTCAATGAAAGTCATGGGAGAGCTTTGTTTTATTGGTTCTTTGAAGCCATTGAGAATCCTGAAGAGAAACCTTTGCTTCTGTGGCTCAATGGAGGTAAGTAATTCATTATGCTCACCTTATTTACGTTTCCATGGTTCAAATGCATGTTTCATTTGCAGTTTCTCTTGCCACGTTCCATAGCTTTCCACCACTGAATCTCATGTCCTTTGCCCTTGCCATGGACATAGTCACAAAACCTGAGCTAATATCATCCACACACAGACCTGTTTGATTAGCTAGCTCCTTCCATAATCACAGTCTGAAAAGGCATGTTCTGAATTACTTGCTATCTCTGGCAATCTTCTTACAATTAGGGAAATTAATGAATCAAGGCAATACATTATAGCACGAGAACTGGTCAATGAAAACAAGGGTAATAACCAGTTTACTCAAAGTGTTAATGCATAAAATAAGGACGCATACCAAAATATTAGTTACTTAAAGaaatttttggtggaattaaGCTGTCAAAGAGTATAATAATAGATTccatgaaaaatattgatgatacGATTCAACTACCGAATGATAATTGACCAAGACTATGAAcaaaatcatcatatttttaACCTATCTGTCACATCATGAAACATGatcaacattaattaattagcaaacACAGCACATCCATTTAGATTCCATGTGTGACCCTTCAAATTCATCATAACAAGGAATCCCTATACTCTTAGGAAATTAATAGCTCAgtccctctatttttttaaaaacccatATTTTACCTCCATGTTGTCATTTCCACTTActataacttagttttttttcccttagtTTTACATTATTAAAGTGCTAAGCCTTTACTCTATGTATAACGGATTGACGGTCAAAACTTCTCAATTGAGTAACTTAGtgtttttaaagaacaaaaggACTAACATGCATGTTGGTTTATTGAAGATGCAATAAGGACtcaattataatttactttaaGAAACAAATATGATGCTATTGACACCTCCAAAAGTCCATTGGCACAATTATTGTTTacacaaaatttcaaaattaattattctcaaTTTTGAGTGATGGTACCACCTACGTTGGAAtaattttaagttgatttgaGAATTTCGGCGCTTTAAGTATTAtatgttttgggtttttaattaaatcgaacaaaatattgattaaatttgttaatttacTCGATCAAGTTTTTAATGGCCTGATTAACCCGATCTAATCAAATatcctataaaaattaaataaaaacacaactcatcattgttttaataaatacaaaaattaacttGTTGATTTATGGGTTTAGCGATGACCTAACAATCCAGGTCAGGAATTATATTCAAAGCTATATAAAATCGGAGTGATCATGTAATTAGAGGACTAATGGGTGTGAGTAGCTAGTTCAGCATGATAATTGTactgaaaatatttaattccaAATTATCAACCATTCAGAATCGTATATTCCATGAGGGGTGCAAGAGCACCAAAACCAAACCTTATTTATAATCCAGTACTATCAATAGTGATGTAAGGGTTCCAACGTTGCTTTCAATATTTACTGCAAAGGTTGTATACTGTATTTAATGGCTGTGCCAAAATCTAGTGGGGGGGTCTACGCCAGCCCAGCAGCAACTTGATAATTTAAGTCTGCTGTCCTTCCCCCGTAGGGTCGGTCCATCCTCGAGAGGGACCAATCTAaaagtttcttgattttaatcCTTGTTTCGCAGTATTTGCATGTCACCAAATGAGTATTCTAAGATTCTCAACAAAGTATGTGCTTAACAAATGTGTGGTTCAGAAAAACATAGAATTTATTGTGCCTGTGTCTGTGTTTTTTTGTgtgcgtgtgcgtgtgtgtgtgtgtgtgtgtgtgtgtagagagagagagagagagagagagagaggctatCACGAAAGCATGGAGGAGAAGTCCTGTTCTCTGGACATTTTTAATTAAGCATTACATTTTCTTGGCTCCAAGTATGACGAAAAAGATTTCTCGTAGAAAAAAGAGTATGAAAACAAATGGTGTAATTAATGAGCACATGCGTATGTTATAAATCAGGGCCAGGGTGCTCGTCCATTGGCTATGGAGAGGCAGAGGAGTTAGGTCCTTTCTTTCCTAAGAGAGGTGGACAAGAGCTACAGTTCAATCCTCACACATGGAATAATGGTAGGTACAACTAGCATTTCAGCTTCCCAGACAGTTACTTTACTCCTATCTGGCACTTAATTGTGTGTTTTTATACTCAATCATTCATGTTAATTGGGCCGTAACATCAATCAGTGGCCAATCTGTTGTTTCTGGAATCTCCTGTTGGGGTTGGATTTTCCTACTCCAATACCACCAGTGATCTTAAAGAGCTTGGTGACACAGTTACAGGTAATGCATTTCTGTGTTTTTCTTCTTAAGGTAAAATTCATCAAGATTTTCTGATGTTAATTAACCAGTTTATTGTAATATTGATGATTAGCTCAAGATTCATACATATTTCTTCTGGGATGGTTCCAAAGATTCCCGCAGTTCAAGTCCCATGAGTTCTACATTTCTGGAGAGAGCTATGCAGGTGCTGATTCACAACTCACTGTCTAATTCATCTTTTGACGGTGATCGACTCAAGATTCGTATACTTTCTTTTTCTCAGGGCACTATGTTCCACAGCTTGCCGAGGTCATCTATGACGGCAACAAGAAAGTTTCCGAGAAAGATCACATAAACTTAAAGGGCTTTATTGTGAGTTTTCAACTATCCGTTCCATTTCTACTAATCATTGCATGTCTTCGGAAATgagaaatttttaattagaCTTTCTTCATTAGACCAAGGACCCCACTTCTAAAACTAACCATCGGTTGGTACCCTGGACCCCACTTCTAAGACTATTCTGTCATGGTTTGAACCAATCGACCAGGTTCCCTTTGggtatatttgatattataattacaAGAAAACCTAAATGGCGTGGTGTTTTTAGTGTCCATAATCTATGGATGGATCAGTATGGATTAcagcaatgatttttttaagaaaggatttcaattgattttttgttaaaaaaaaaaaacagagataatAGAATTGAAAAGCATGGGTAAAATAGATAgtctttatttgaaaaatacatttgagtcctcatcttttttatctattaggtGATCGGTCCTTCTAATTCTAGAAAAACTAATCTTGGTGctagattttattttcatcatttttttagtcCTTCTTGGGTTAGAGGAAAGAGAGAATGGTTGGATTCCAACCTAGAAAGAGAAAGATATCGTTTCTACGATTTCGACCATCAAAACGGTAGATTTTTATTCCAGGTGGTTTCATATGATAAGGAAAGTTTGAGttaggtgtttttttaccttgaaagtgtctaaaaacaaatctgaacttgaaaagaaattgattgattttaggTTTTGAAGCGGTTTTATGTGCTTTTGGTGGTTAAGAATGGGTGTAACAAGGttactacagtgttttttagatgttttggcttgaaaataggtttttagaaggaaaaaaaatcaatcatccTAATTTTCCAAGTACCACAATGGCTAGAATTATGGATTTTGGACAATGCgtcgttgatttttttaaaattgaattgggGCATCTACCCCATtatcttaccaaaaaaaattaaggcttGCGCAACTGGGCCTAACCTTCAAAACgatgcattgtttattttttttcttattttgtaaaaaacataattttagagaaaagccattaattaaactttataaatttcatGGACATGTTCACATATTTGGCTGATTGACCTGGTTCGCAGACCTGacaagtttaactttttttaattatttttgtcaacaTCTTAGTATTAGGTTAGTATTTGATTTtgcgattttttatttttgttaccatatagttaaagaaaaaatagctttgaaaaaaaacaacttataatCCCATTAAAATCCATAACTCAATTCACAAGTTTGACGTGCTAGCCTAGGTCTTCCAATTCATAAGTTTGACGAGTTCACCCACTAGCTGAATATGTTTTTGgtccttttattgtttttaattttttttcttgattttatccttcaatattagattagttaaaaataaactatatgatttatttttatttgctttctataaggttatcattgtctcaaataagtttttatttttaggttgttGCTCAATTTTGtgaccatatattttttcatataattaaaaaatattttataaaaaaaagttattgaactCAGTGGAGTCTATGACATAGGTTACTAGGGGACTGAGATCGATTCAATCTATCAttgtctcaataatttttttgtaagaaaaaaatatcatcttgtagtttttttaagcCAAAAATTGTTTTTACCAGCCACCAAAATTGTATTTGGACCtatgaaattaatcaatttaattcagGCTAGCTCCCATATGATTTAGTTGAAAACTCAAGTTAGGCAAATAGGTTGTGAGGTTTCAAAATTAACCAATTAAGCCAGATTTaataacacaacaaaaaattcttCGCGctcttaacattttattttatttttgcatttgaaTACATTAGTTCGACCCGCAGCGAAGCGTAGGACAATGAATTAGTAAGAGTACTAAATTAAGGTTGGTAATGAAATGGGTTTGTGTTTTTGGGACATATTGATTCAACCGACCTTGAGTTTGGATAATATTGTTAGACTTTATTTGGTAGCAACATTAAGTTTCGATCTTGaatcaaaaaaatcatggaCTTGATTACTGCTAGTAGAAGCTAGATCATGTAGTATTTTATGCATATTTGATATAAGATGAAAATGGGACATTatacaatataataaaatagatcaacttttgtattttttgtttactaTCTCACAAAACATAGTGGATTGAAGCaatgcatttttaatttgatcctcaaacatagtggttgaattgaaagacagtggactaaagtgaaaaaagcAAATAGAGTGGGgcattttttaagtttgttgtataagttcattttagtcccttatttttttggatattagGTTACTAGTCCCTGTACCTTTCACAAATTTCATTTTGgtactaaactttattttcatcatttttcaattcttttttggtTGGAGGAGAGAAAGGAAGTCATCAAATTCAGTgtagagaaagaaaattattgttggTGACAATTTCAGCCACTAAATAATTGTTCTttgtgtcaaatggttttatatGATGAAGGAAGTTATGATTAGGTATTTTCAATGttgaaaacatctaaaaaacatatctaaactAGGGAAgattttttggttgatttttggttttggaCAGGTTGTTTTGTGCGTTTTAAAGGTTGGTTTAAGAAGGTTCTTAGAGTGTTTCCTAAatgttttgggttaaaaataagttgaaaatggattattgagtaaaaaaaaaagccttgttTTTCTGGGCACACCAATGACTGGATTTTAGGCTTAGCAAAcaacacattaatttttttttgaaaataattgggGTGAACGACACATCATCCAtttcattaaactaaaaaattaaaaggctcGCGCGCGGGCATGGCCAGAAGATGCTTTCACTGTTATCCTTTGTTCAAGTTTGTGCAAAAATAGAGGACTCGTTGATCCCATATATACCATGAATTTTGCAGATAGGCAATGCATTATTGGATGATGAAACAGATCAAAAGGGGATGATAGATTATGCGTGGGATCATGCTGTAATATCCGACCGTCTGTACCATGATGTTAAGAAAAAATGCAATTTCAGTGAGAATCATCCATCTCATGATTGCAAAAATGCCCTCCGTCAGTACTTTGATGTCTATACAATTATTGACATGTACAGCTTATACAGTCCCAGATGCATCAACAGTAACTTCAGCGATGCCAGAGACAGACCGGTTATTCATGGCAATATGGCTCCTCAATTGTTATCCAAATTTGTAATTTCTCATTGCACCTTACTGAATTCATTGCACTACTTCTTCTCTGATTCGTGCATGGTTCATGAGACTGCAACTTTCTTCTCTTCTGAGCAGGCAGATTGGCACAAGAGACCTGCTGGCTATGACCCTTGTGCCTCAGACTACACTGAGATTTATATGAATAGGCCAGCCGTTCAAGCAGCACTCCATGCTAATGTAACCAAAATTCCCTATCCATGGACTCACTGCAGGTAATACCAtctttactctctctctctctctctctcacacacacacacacgtacgTACACACACTGCAGGTAACCAATATATATAACATGGAGGTATCTATAGATATTCTTctatatgattttctttttcattttaattttcagtGAAAATATCACATTTTGGAGTGATGCACCACAATCAATTCTTCCCATAATCAAGAAACTTATTGCTGGGGGAATTCGCATATGGGTCTACAGGTAAAATCATATTATATACTTGcagtttatgaaaataaataccaTGTCCAAAAATCATATCCATTACTTTGTAATTTCATCCAAGTAATTTGTAGTCTTAGTTTTATAGAATTAACTCAGCCGCTCTAATCTAAATTTCTTACTAACTGAACATTTTGATGAGTGCTAATGCTAATAACATGTTGTGACAGATTTGACAAAGGATTTCAAATTGTCATTAGTCAGAACTACAGTACTGATTTAAGTAAATTTAAAGTAGAGGgtctaattttatcaaatataattatatttaattttttaaaattgatatagttatttgatatgatattagaATCTTCTTAACCAAGCAATTACGAATTCAAATCTCGTCATTCTattgtatttgataaaaaaaaaacaagatagtatgagtttttgtaaatttcaaatCTAAAGGGTTTCATTAGTTTTTACTTGAGAAAATATGTTAGAGagttatataaatcatatcttgagatctcactttaaaatttaaatttttaagttgatatagttttttctcaaaaaaagaaatatatatatatatatatatatatatatatatatatatatatatatatatatatatatataaagttagcTGTATCTAATtggatatattaattatattaatttcagTGGAGATACCGATGGTAGAATTCCTGTGACTGCAACTAGATACACATTAAACAAGCTAGGATTGAACACTATTGAAGAATGGACTCCATGGTACGATGGGAAACAGGTAATTATCGCTGATCTCTTTAAATTACTGATAGTTAATTATTCGattaatgaataaaatcaagttgtaatgatctctcttttttattccaTGAAATTAAATCATGCTAGAAATTGCTTTTGAGCTCTGAATATGGGATTTTGTAGGTTGCTGGGTGGACAATTGTGTACGATGGGCTAACTTTTGTCACGATAAGAGGGGCTGGCCACCAAGTACCAACGTTTAAGCCCAAACAGTCCCTTACCTTCATTAAGCGCTTCTTGGAAAATAAGAAATTGTCGTCTGAAGCATTTTAGTAgtatctctttcttctttttcttttttctttttttttttaatatgggtgTTCGAACCAGTTTACGCGTATTTCAACTAATTTCACGAGCcttaaagttaacgactatgtaaacctccagtggtCATTATATTAGCAGCCACACAGCTCGAACTTAAGACTATAGAGAAACAAACTCCTTGatcaaaagtttttattattgtacCACCTACTAAATCTAAATGGTTagtatctctttttttttcttcttcttcttcttctttcttgccTATTTGGACTGGTAgtacaattataattattaccACATCCTTCTTCTCCTTCAGAATTCAGATGAAGGAAAAGAGTTTAATGCGTTGATCGAAATTCCCTTTGAAAAATTACCCTAAAACTCATTTCACATACCAGCCCGATTTAACACCTGTCCTTgactttgaaattaattttccaCAAGATTTCATGTTAATctctgtaattttaaaaaaatgaaatattttggcCCTTTGAATTAATATCTTTCACAAACAAGTCCTCAAATTGAGTTCTGGTCCTatttttggaggaaaaaaaacattttagtttttatgtaagcgtctttttctttcttttttttttttttgcagtcaAGTGgcttcatgttaaaaaaaaattaaaaaaaacattatcattattgttattaatttcatCCCCATTATTATCTTAGTATCTGtatcatttattaatatattatgatTATCtcgttgttatattattgtggCTACTTCCATTACATTATTACATCAACTACGAGCATcattatttacaa is drawn from Populus nigra chromosome 5, ddPopNigr1.1, whole genome shotgun sequence and contains these coding sequences:
- the LOC133693368 gene encoding serine carboxypeptidase-like 34 → MALYSFSLHLFLLLFFIFSSARVSKADFELTQDVLARQEADRVIRLPGQPEVTFKQYAGYVTVNESHGRALFYWFFEAIENPEEKPLLLWLNGGPGCSSIGYGEAEELGPFFPKRGGQELQFNPHTWNNVANLLFLESPVGVGFSYSNTTSDLKELGDTVTAQDSYIFLLGWFQRFPQFKSHEFYISGESYAGHYVPQLAEVIYDGNKKVSEKDHINLKGFIIGNALLDDETDQKGMIDYAWDHAVISDRLYHDVKKKCNFSENHPSHDCKNALRQYFDVYTIIDMYSLYSPRCINSNFSDARDRPVIHGNMAPQLLSKFADWHKRPAGYDPCASDYTEIYMNRPAVQAALHANVTKIPYPWTHCSENITFWSDAPQSILPIIKKLIAGGIRIWVYSGDTDGRIPVTATRYTLNKLGLNTIEEWTPWYDGKQVAGWTIVYDGLTFVTIRGAGHQVPTFKPKQSLTFIKRFLENKKLSSEAF